CCGAACACGGGCGTTTCTATCGGAAGTCACAGTGTTTTCGTCGCTAGTTCTTAACGAGCCGGTTGGTCACCAGCTTGTTGTCACCAGGGGGTGGACTCGGCATCCGTTCGCCCTAGGTGGTGAAGCGAAATCGGCTGCGTGGGGATCGGGTGCAATCCCGTATGTGAAGACGCGTCGCCTGGAAACGACACGCTCTTTATCTCAAACACATGCGCACTGGCCGCTCGGAAGCAAGGGTAGATGCGAGCAAAAACCAGTCGCGCAGGCATAGGTAGCCATTTTACAAATAATTAGCAACCGAATCTGCAACTTCGCAGGGCAATTATTGTCGCCCCGCCACAGTCCTGTCGCCAATCAGGCACAAAGCGCTTTTCCACCGGATGCCGTTCCATCGCGCATACGAGCGGAAAGAGGTAAACAGAATTTAGTTAAGCGGATGTTAAGTGCACACAATAAAACCGCTTCCGGAGCCCTGTAGCTCGCCCAGTCGTCAAAAGCGGCACCTGAACGGTTAATACGGTATGACGAACCGCACCCTCCGGCACGGGAAAGCCGCGGGATGCCCCTAGAAGCCCATGAGCCGCAACCAGTCGGCGCAGCGCGCCGGCCACGTGGCCAGGATGGGGTCGTTCGGCGCCAGGCCGAAGCCGTGGGGCCCCTTCGCGTAGACGTGCATCTCCGCCGGCACGCCGGCGCGACGGAGCGCCTCGTAAAACGCCAGGCTGTTCTCGACCGGCACCGCGGTATCGGTGGTCGTGTGCATCAAAAAGGTGGGCGGTGTTTCCGCCGTAACCTGCCACTCGCTCGACATTTCCGCCACAAGCGCGGGATCGGGGTCCTCGCCGAGCAGGTTGCGCCGCGACCCCCGGTGCGTCATCGGCTCGATCATGGTGATGACCGGGTACACGAGGATCATGAAGTCGGGGCGCGCGCTCTGGGTGTCGATGGCGTCGGTCTTGATCTCGTCGTCCCAGTCGAAGTGGACACCCGTGCTCGAGGCGAGGTGGCCGCCGGCCGAAAATCCGATGATGCCCACCTTCGCGGGATCGACCCCCCACTCGCCGGCCCGGGCGCGGACCGTCCGGATGGCGCGCTGCGCGTCGCGCAGCGGCGTCGGATGCGCATACCCGGGCGCGTGCCGGTACCGGACGACAAACGCCGCAATGCCGAGGCTGTTGAGCCACTCGGCCACCTGCCGGCCCTCGTGATCCACCGCCAGATGCCCGTAGCCGCCACCCGGCAGCACGACGACCCCCGTCCCGGTGCCGCCCCCCGCCGGCAGATAGACGGTCATCGACGGCTTGTCCGCCTCCGCGTCTCCGAGCGCACCCGGTGCCCCGTTAGCCCACAGATAGAAAAACGCGGTGGAGTCGGGCGATGCCGCCGCATCGCGATGCGACATGAAGAGGGCAACAGCCAGGATGATGACGGCATCCCACCGGATCGCGCAGTTTTTCACAACATCACCTCGTACGATTTTCAGGATACCTTAAACCTCGAACCTTAATCCTAAAACCCTTCCCCCCTACCGCTCGACGCGCCCGGAGCCCGACCCCCTGGCCAGTTTCCTGACCTCGTCGGCGCTGACGAGATTAAAATCGCCCGGGATGGTCTGTTTCAGACAGGACGCCGCGACAGCGAACTCGAGCGCGTCGCGGGTATCCGACTCCGTCAGCAGCCCGTAGATCAGGCCGCTCGCAAAACTGTCGCCCCCGCCGACGCGGTCGACGATCTGGATATCGTACCGCTTGGAGCGCTGGGGCGTCTTGCAGTCCCGGTCGTCGAGCATCATCGCGCTCCATCCGTTGTGAGACGCCGAGAAGCTCTCGCGCAGGGTGATGGCCACGGTGCTGAAGCCGTAGGTATCCTTGAGCGTCCTGGCGACGCGCTCGTAGCCGGCCTCGTCGATCGCGCCGGCTTCCACGTCCGTATGCCCTGCCTTGAGCCCGAGGCTGCGTTCCGCATCTTCCTCGTTCGCGATGCAGACGTCGACATAATCCATCAGCGGCACCATCACGGCCTGCGCCTCCTCCGTCGTCCACAGCTTGGCGCGGAAGTTCAGGTCGCAGCTGATCGTCACCCCGGCCGCGCGGGCCGCCTTGCAGGCGGCGACGATGCACGCCTGGGCTTTTTTGCCCAGCGCCGGCGTGATGCCCGTCCAGTGAAACCAGCGGGCGCCGGCAAACACGCGGTCCCAATCCACCTCCCCCGGCTCCATCTCGCTCACGGCCGAATGCGCCCGGTCGTAGATGACTTTCGACGGGCGCTGGCTGGCGCCGGTCTCCAGAAAATAGACGCCCACCCGCTCGCCGCCGCGGACGATAAAATCGTCCTTCACGCCGAACCGGCGCAGGTGGTTCACCGCCGACTGCCCGATCTCGTGCTTCGGCAGTTTGGTGACGTAGTAGCTCTCCAGCCCGAAGCCGGCGAGCGCGGCGGAGACGTTCGCTTCGCCCCCGCCGTACACGGCCTCAAAGGTGTCCGCCTGCACGAACCGGGTGAACCCCGGTGTGGTGAGACGGAGCATGATTTCTCCAAAGGTGACGACTTTCATCACGGGTTACGGGTTACGGGTTGCAGGTTGCGGGCTTCAGGAGCGGGCGCGGGCGATGGTGTCCAGCAGGACCCTGGCGTTTTCCGTCAGCACGGCGTAACGGCCTTCGGCGATGGCCTTGGTGTCCAGCAGGGCGCTCCCGATGCCGACGGCGCAAGCGCCGGCCTTCAGCCAGTCGCCGGCGTTCGTCAGCGTCACGCCGCCGGTGGGCATGAGCTGGAGATGCGGCATCGGGGCCTTGACGGCCTTAAAAAACGGCATTCCGAGGACGTCCGCCGGAAACACCTTCACGACGTCCGCGCCGGCCTCGTGGGCGGCGAGGATCTCCGTGGGCGTAAAACACCCCGGCATCGCAGGCAGATCGTACCGGTGGGCGGTCTCGACGATCTCCGGCTTGAACACCGGGCAAACGACGTAGCGCGCGCCGGCGTTGATCGCCATCCGCGCCGTCATCGCATCCAGGACGGAGCCGACGCCGAGCACAATCTCGTCCCCCATCGCGCGGGCGGTCGACTCGATGATTTCGAGGGCGCGCGGCACGGTCATCGTCACTTCGATGGCCGACATCCCGCCCTCCTTGAGGGCTTCGATGATATACTTCAACCGGTCCGGGTTGTCGGCGCGAACGACGGCGACAGCGCCTTCGGCCACGATGCGTTGTACGATAGCAGAACGAGACATGGGGCGTTAGTGCAAATTGTAAAATGAAAAAGGCAAAATACGCTGTATTTCGATCAAGACCATGGCCGTCGGCCGGGTTTGGTGACCGTTATATGAGCCGTAGGTCGGGTTTGGTGACCGTCATGTGAGCCGTAGGTCGGGTTAGGTGACCGTCGCGTGAGCGCAGTAGGTCGGGTTAGGTGACCGTCGCGTGAGCGCAGTAGGTCGGGTGGTGACCGTCGCGTGAGCGCGGCGAACCCGACGGTCACCGTTGACATCCCATAACCCGACGGTCACCGTAACCCGGCATCCCCACATAACCCGACGGTCACCGTAACCCGACATCCCACATAACCCGACGGTCACCGTAACCCGACATCCCCACATAACCCGACGGTCACCGTAACCCGACATCCCCACATAACCCGGCGTTCACCGTAACCCGACACCCCCACATAACCCAATGGCGCAACCCCACACCACGAACCCGAATCACGCCAGCGATTCCATAACCGCGCGCGGACCAACCTCCTCGATCTTAACGAGAAATCCGGCGACCGTCTCGGAAAAGCCGGCGAATTGATTCAAGTCCATCCCCCAGAACGCGTCGTGGCCGGCGACGCGGCGCACGAGCGCCTCCAGATCGCCGGCATCCTGCCAGAGCGCATGGAAGTAGCCGGCCTGGGCGTCGTTGATCGGGTAGTCCGACCCGTTGCGCGTTCCGTACCGGGTGCCGTCCCGCTCTCCTGTGGCCCGCATGAAAAGCAGGTAGGCCGCAAACCCGAAGCAGATCCGCCGGGGGAGCGCCCCGCGCTTCTCGTAGTAGCGTTGTAGCGAGGGCACAAGCCGCATCCGCCATTTGGACGTCGACTGGAACGTGATGTCGATCAGCTGGTGGCGGAGGTACGGATTGCTGAACCGGTCGATGACGTCGCGCGCAAACGCGTCGCCCCCGTCCACGTCGAGGCTCGGGACGATTTCTTCCATCATGACGTCGTGCACGAAGCCGCGAACCACGGGGTCGTCCATCATCTCCACGACGGTCGAGAAGCCGGCCAGAAACGCCGCCGGCACGCTGACGGTATGCCCGCCATTCAGGATGCGCACCTTGCGCTCCCGAAACGGGGTGATGTCGTCGGTGAGGACGACGCCCGGATCGGCGGCGGCAAACCGAAGGCGGGGTCGCGCCTCTGCCGGCGCCTCGATGGCCCAGAGCCGATACACCTCGGCGCTGGTGAGCATGGCATCCCGATATCCCAGGCGCGCCTCCACCTCCCCGTGCGCGGCCCCGCGAGGGATGCCGGGCGCGATCCGATCCACCAGCGTATTGCAAAACGGCACGGCCCGTTCGACCCAGTCCGCAAAACTCGTCCCGAGCCCCCACCGCTCCGCCAGTTGCAGCACGATGGCCTTGAGCGTGGCGCCATTCTGCTCGATCAGCTCGCACGGCAGCACGACGAGGCCCCGGTCACGGTCGAAGTCGAATGCACGGCCGCGTTCGTACAAAAATGCGGTGAGTTTTCCCGGGAAGGAGCGGGGAGCCATGGGGCCAGGTCGGTCGTCGGGGTCGAACACGATGCCTACTTCCGTCGTGTTCGATATCACGAGGTCGAGCGCCGGATTGTGGGCGCACGCCAGCACATCCACCCAGTGTTCGGAGGCCGACAGCGCGCGGCTGATGGACGAGACGACGGTAAACGTCTCGACCGGCCGGCCGTCCTGCAGCCCCTGCACCCGCAGGGTATAGAGCCCGCCCTGTTCGCCGAGCGTCTCCGAGCGGCCGCTGGGCGTGGTGCCCACCATGACAACCCGCCCGTCATACTGGCCGCTCCGGTTCGCCGCGTCGATAAAATAGTCGGCGAAGGCGCGCAAAAAACTGCCCGTCCCGAATTGCAGGACGCGTTCCGGCAGCGCCAGCAGCGCCGGCGGCGGAATCAGCAGGTACTGCCGATCCCCAAAGGCTGGGTCGGACAACAGGCGGGGGGTCAGTACAGGTAACTCCATGATCAGAATCCAAACAGCGAGGGCAACCAGAGGCTGATCGCCGGAATGTACGTCACGAGCAGCAGGGCCACGACCATGGCGACGAACATGGGCAGCAACGGCCTGATCACCTTTGCGATCGTCGTCTGCGCCACGCCGACGCCCACGAACAGCACGCTGCCCACGGGCGGGGTGCAGAGGCCCACGCAGAGGTTGAGCACCATGATGATCCCGAAGTGGATGGGGTCGATCCCGATACGGGTGGCGATGGGCAGGAATATCGGCGTAAAGATGAGCACGGCCGGCGTCATGTCCATGAAGGTGCCCACCGCCAGCAAGATCATATTGATGATCAGGAGGATGATCACCGGGTTGTCGGTCAGGGCGACCAGCGAGGCCGTCACATTCTGGGGGATGTTTTCGAACGCCATGATCCACGACATCCCGATCGACGTCCCGATGAGCAGCATCACGATGCCCGTCGTCGCGGCGCTATCCACAAAGATCTTTGGGAGATCGGACACGCTGATTTCCCGATACGCGAAGCCCAGCACGAGGGCGTAGAGCACCGCGACCGCCGCCGCTTCCGTGGCCGTGAACACGCCGCCGATGATGCCGCCGATGACGACCACGATGAGCAGCAGACTGGGCAGGGCTTCCCACAACTTGCGGAACACCATCGCGATGGGCGTGCGCTCGGAGACCGGGTATTTCTTGCGGACCGCAAACACGGCCGCGACGAGCATCAGCCCGAGCCCCACCAGGATGCCCGGCAGGTAGCCGGCCAGAAACAGCGCCGCGATCGACACCCCGCCGCTCGCCAGCGAGTAGACGATGAGCACGTTGCTCGGCGGAATCAGCAAGCCGGTTGTGGCCGATGTGATGTTGATCGCCGCGCTGAATTCACGATCGTAGCCCTCCTCCTCCATCCGGGGCCCCAGCACCCCACCGATGGCCGACACCGCCGCCACGGCCGATCCGGAGATGGCCCCGAACAGCATGGCGGCAACGATATTGACGTGCGCGAGTCCGCCCGGCAGCGTACCGAGGAGCGCCTTGGCAAAATCGATCAGCCGGCGCGCCAGACCGCCCCGGTTCATGAGCTGGCCGGCGAGGACAAAAAACGGAATCGCCAGCAGCGCGAAGCTGTTCAGCCCCGTCGCCATGCGCTGCGCCATCGTCGTGAGCGAGGGATCGGTCTGGATCGCCATCAGCATCGTGGCGACCGTCGACAGCCCGATCGAGTAGGCGATCGGCACGCCGAGCCCCAGCAGGATCACAAACGTGAGCGACAGCACGAGCACTTCCGTCCATTCCATGGCGGTTTCAGTCTACGTTCAGGGATGACGGATCCACGGCCGACTCCGGCGCCAGCGGCGGCTTGCCCGACAGCGCGCGGAAGGTGTCCACCAGCGCGAGCACGGTATAAAAGGCGATGAGCAGCCCGCTCAGCGGGAGCACGAGGTAGATGTAGCCGAGGGGCATCGGCAGCGCGGCCGCCATCTGCCCCAGAAAGAGGGTCACCCACACCAGCCGTGCGCCGCCGTAGATCATGACGGCGACCACGAACAGGAGCACCAGGCTGTAAATGAGCACGTCCAGGTACAGCCGCGAGGCGCCTTTCAACTTCGTGGGCAGCAGATCCACCGCGAGATGCATGTGCCGGCCCGACGCGTAGGCCGCCCCCAGCAACCCCACCCAGATCAGCAGAAACCGGGCGAGCTCCTCCGTGAACGAACTGGGCGCCCCGAGCACGTAGCGCGAAAACACCTGCCAGAGCACATCGACGACCAGGAGGCCCAGCAGGGCGACGAGGAGGCCGGCGAGCACCCGGTCTATGGCGAGTTTGAGTTTCTGCATGGTGCGTGGGTGGGTATGGGGGTGTGGGAGTACGGGGGTGTGGAGATGTGGGGGGTGAGAGTAGAGGTACCTTTTTACTCCCAAACTCCCATACTCTAATACTCCCACACCGCTATCACGGCGTGGCCTGGATGCGTTTAATGAGATCGTAGACGACGGGCTCCTGCCGGAACGATTCGTAGATCGGCTGCACGGATTCCACGAACGGCGCCTTGTCGGGCCGGATGATTTCGACGCCGTTTTTGGCCAGCTCGGCCAGGGCCTCGTCGCTGGCTTCCTGCCAGAGCTTTTTCTGGTACTGCGCCGATTCGTCGGCCGCCGCCTGGAGCCAGGCCTGCTCCTGCGGCGTGAGCGTCTCCCAGACGATCGTGCTGATCAGCAGCACATCGGGGATGGTGGTGTGCTCATCGAGCGAATAATACTTGCAGACCTCGTAGTGGCGGGCGGTGAAAAACGAGGGGGGATTGTTCTCGGCGCCGTCGACGACGCCTTGCTGCAGGGCGGTGTAGAGCTCCCCCCACGAGATGGGCGTGGCCGATCCGCCCATGGCGTTCACCATGTCGACCTGCGTCTTGCTTTCGAGCGTGCGCACCTTCAGGCCGGCCAGATCCGCCGGCGACGCGATGGCGCGCGGCTTGGTGTAGAAGCTACGGCTGCCGGCGTCGTAGTAGGCGAGTCCGCGGAGCCAGTACGTCTGGCTCGCCAGCAGCAGCTCCTTGCCAATCTCGCCCTCCAGGACGCGGAAGTGGTGGTCCCGGTCGCGAAACAGATAGGGCACACTGAAGGCCTTGTATTCGGGGGCAAAACTCTCCAGCACCGCCGCGGTCACCTTCGTCATGCCGAGGCTCCCGAGCTGCAGGAGTTCGAGCAGTTCGCGTTCGGTGCCGAGCTGCTGGCTCGGGTAGATGTCGATGCGCATCTTGCCGTCCGACAGCGCGGCCACCCGTTCCGCCATGAACTCCATCCCCTTGTGGACGGGATGCGAGGGATCGAGCCCGTGCCCCAGCTTGACCACCGTGACATCGCTCTGGACCCCGCATCCGAGCAGACCGGCGAACAGAAAAAAGAGCAGCAGGCGTGGCACGAGGAGCGCGCGTGGCATCGTGTCGAGGTGGGATGATGGGTTGGGGCTGAAGTTTAATCGTTTAAGGGGTAAGGTTCAATGTTCGAGGCGCTCTTAAGCTAAGTTCCGTCTCCCGAGCCTTGAACCTTGACCCCCAAACCTTGAACCTACAATCGATACGTCTCCTTCACCAGATCGTAGGCCAGGGCGCGGGCGATGCGGCGGGCGTCGGACAGGTCGATGATGTGGCGGGCGACCTGGTCGGCGAGGACGTTGGCGTCGACGCGCCGGCTGAGGTCGTGCCGGGCCGGGATGGAGGGGAAGGCGCGGGTGTCGTCGTTGAAGCCGGCGGTATTGTAGTAGCCGGCGGTTTCGGTGACGAGCTGGCGGTAGCGCGTCATGCCCTCGATGCTGTCGTAGAACCACCACGCCGGCCCGAGGCGCAGCGCCGGGTAGTGGCCGGCGAGCGGGGCGAGTTCGCGGGAATAGGTGGTCTCGTCGAGCGTAAAGAGCACGACGGTGAGGCGGGGGTCGCTGCCATAGGCGTTGAGGAGCGCGTGCAGGTTGCGCGTGTATTCGGTCGCGACCGGGATGTCGCACCCCTTGTCCGGCCCGAAACGGTCAGCCACGGCCTGGTGGTGGTTGCGAAAGGATCCGGGGTGGATCTGCATGACCATGCCGTCTTCGATGCTCATCCGGGCCATCTCCATGAGCATGTGCGCCTGGAAGTGGTAGGCGTCGGTCTCGTCGGCCTGGCCGGCGAGCGCCTTCTGGAAGAGCCGCTCCGCCTCGGCGGGCGTCAGCGCGTGGGTATAGGGCTCGACGACGGCATGATCGGTCGACACCGCCCCCATTTCCTTGAAAAACGCCCGTCGTTCTTCCAGCGCCCGGATGAATGCCGGATAGCCGCCGATCTCGAACCCGCACGCGCCGGCGAGCAGTTCGATCTGCGCCCGCCAGTCGGGCGCGGCGATGCGCATCACCGCGTCGGGGCGAAAGCACGGAATGACCCGGGCGTTCCAGTCCGAATCCCGGATCGCCCGATGGTGGCGCAGGTCGTCCGACGCGGCGTCGGTGGTCGTGAGCACCTCGATATTGAACCGGTCGAACAGCGCGCGCGGCCGGAACGCCGGCGTGCGGAGCTGGTCGGCGATCTGATCGTAGATCGCCATCGCCGAGTCGCTGTCGAGCTTGTGCCGCACGCCAAAGACGTGGTACAACTCGTGGTTGAGCCAGGCGCCCGTCGGGGTGCCGGCAAAGAGGTACGCATGATCCGCGAACCGCTGCCAGATCGCCCGCGGGTTGGTCTCGACCGGCGTCCCGTCGCGCGTGGGGACGCCGAGATCTTCCATCCGTACGCCGCGCGAGTACAGCATCCGGAAGATGTAGTGATCGGGGACGATGATCAGCGACGCCGGCTCGGGGAACGGCTCGTCCTCCGCCAGGATACGCGGATCGACATGCCCGTGAGGCCCTACGATGGGGAGGTCACGTACCTCCGCGTAGAGCTCTCTCGCGATGGCGCGGCGCGTCGGATCGGGATCGAAGAACCGGTCTTCGTGCAATATCAAGGGCGACATGACGTTGGGGATTGTACGTTCCACAGAGTACTTTAGGCCACAGAGTACTTTAGGCCACAGAGTACTTTAGGCCACAGCGTACTTTAGGCGATGGAGTACTTTAGGCGATCAGCCTGTAAACTAGGGCACATCCAGCACATAAAACCCTCGGAACGATGCGCTTTCTTTTAATCTTGACCGCCCTCGCCCTTTTCAGCGACGCGTCCGCGCAGGACGCCGGCTGGACGTCCCTGTTCAACGGACGCGACCTCGACAACTGGGTCCAGCGGAACGGCACCGCAACCTACCGGATCGAGGACGGCGCCATCGTCGGGGTGTCGGTCCAGAACACACCCAACAGCTTCCTCTGCACGCGGGAGACGTACGGCGACTTCATCCTCGAATTCGAGGTGCAGATCGATCCGCTCCTCAACTCCGGCGTGCAGATCCGCAGCGAGAGCTACGAGGCCTACCAGAACGGGCGCGTCCACGGCTACCAGATCGAGCTCGACCCCAGCCCGCGCGCCTGGAC
This sequence is a window from Rhodothermales bacterium. Protein-coding genes within it:
- a CDS encoding alpha/beta hydrolase gives rise to the protein MKNCAIRWDAVIILAVALFMSHRDAAASPDSTAFFYLWANGAPGALGDAEADKPSMTVYLPAGGGTGTGVVVLPGGGYGHLAVDHEGRQVAEWLNSLGIAAFVVRYRHAPGYAHPTPLRDAQRAIRTVRARAGEWGVDPAKVGIIGFSAGGHLASSTGVHFDWDDEIKTDAIDTQSARPDFMILVYPVITMIEPMTHRGSRRNLLGEDPDPALVAEMSSEWQVTAETPPTFLMHTTTDTAVPVENSLAFYEALRRAGVPAEMHVYAKGPHGFGLAPNDPILATWPARCADWLRLMGF
- a CDS encoding sugar kinase, with amino-acid sequence MKVVTFGEIMLRLTTPGFTRFVQADTFEAVYGGGEANVSAALAGFGLESYYVTKLPKHEIGQSAVNHLRRFGVKDDFIVRGGERVGVYFLETGASQRPSKVIYDRAHSAVSEMEPGEVDWDRVFAGARWFHWTGITPALGKKAQACIVAACKAARAAGVTISCDLNFRAKLWTTEEAQAVMVPLMDYVDVCIANEEDAERSLGLKAGHTDVEAGAIDEAGYERVARTLKDTYGFSTVAITLRESFSASHNGWSAMMLDDRDCKTPQRSKRYDIQIVDRVGGGDSFASGLIYGLLTESDTRDALEFAVAASCLKQTIPGDFNLVSADEVRKLARGSGSGRVER
- the eda gene encoding bifunctional 4-hydroxy-2-oxoglutarate aldolase/2-dehydro-3-deoxy-phosphogluconate aldolase, translated to MSRSAIVQRIVAEGAVAVVRADNPDRLKYIIEALKEGGMSAIEVTMTVPRALEIIESTARAMGDEIVLGVGSVLDAMTARMAINAGARYVVCPVFKPEIVETAHRYDLPAMPGCFTPTEILAAHEAGADVVKVFPADVLGMPFFKAVKAPMPHLQLMPTGGVTLTNAGDWLKAGACAVGIGSALLDTKAIAEGRYAVLTENARVLLDTIARARS
- a CDS encoding tagaturonate reductase; translation: MSDPAFGDRQYLLIPPPALLALPERVLQFGTGSFLRAFADYFIDAANRSGQYDGRVVMVGTTPSGRSETLGEQGGLYTLRVQGLQDGRPVETFTVVSSISRALSASEHWVDVLACAHNPALDLVISNTTEVGIVFDPDDRPGPMAPRSFPGKLTAFLYERGRAFDFDRDRGLVVLPCELIEQNGATLKAIVLQLAERWGLGTSFADWVERAVPFCNTLVDRIAPGIPRGAAHGEVEARLGYRDAMLTSAEVYRLWAIEAPAEARPRLRFAAADPGVVLTDDITPFRERKVRILNGGHTVSVPAAFLAGFSTVVEMMDDPVVRGFVHDVMMEEIVPSLDVDGGDAFARDVIDRFSNPYLRHQLIDITFQSTSKWRMRLVPSLQRYYEKRGALPRRICFGFAAYLLFMRATGERDGTRYGTRNGSDYPINDAQAGYFHALWQDAGDLEALVRRVAGHDAFWGMDLNQFAGFSETVAGFLVKIEEVGPRAVMESLA
- a CDS encoding TRAP transporter large permease, translating into MEWTEVLVLSLTFVILLGLGVPIAYSIGLSTVATMLMAIQTDPSLTTMAQRMATGLNSFALLAIPFFVLAGQLMNRGGLARRLIDFAKALLGTLPGGLAHVNIVAAMLFGAISGSAVAAVSAIGGVLGPRMEEEGYDREFSAAINITSATTGLLIPPSNVLIVYSLASGGVSIAALFLAGYLPGILVGLGLMLVAAVFAVRKKYPVSERTPIAMVFRKLWEALPSLLLIVVVIGGIIGGVFTATEAAAVAVLYALVLGFAYREISVSDLPKIFVDSAATTGIVMLLIGTSIGMSWIMAFENIPQNVTASLVALTDNPVIILLIINMILLAVGTFMDMTPAVLIFTPIFLPIATRIGIDPIHFGIIMVLNLCVGLCTPPVGSVLFVGVGVAQTTIAKVIRPLLPMFVAMVVALLLVTYIPAISLWLPSLFGF
- a CDS encoding TRAP transporter small permease, whose translation is MQKLKLAIDRVLAGLLVALLGLLVVDVLWQVFSRYVLGAPSSFTEELARFLLIWVGLLGAAYASGRHMHLAVDLLPTKLKGASRLYLDVLIYSLVLLFVVAVMIYGGARLVWVTLFLGQMAAALPMPLGYIYLVLPLSGLLIAFYTVLALVDTFRALSGKPPLAPESAVDPSSLNVD
- a CDS encoding TRAP transporter substrate-binding protein — protein: MPRALLVPRLLLFFLFAGLLGCGVQSDVTVVKLGHGLDPSHPVHKGMEFMAERVAALSDGKMRIDIYPSQQLGTERELLELLQLGSLGMTKVTAAVLESFAPEYKAFSVPYLFRDRDHHFRVLEGEIGKELLLASQTYWLRGLAYYDAGSRSFYTKPRAIASPADLAGLKVRTLESKTQVDMVNAMGGSATPISWGELYTALQQGVVDGAENNPPSFFTARHYEVCKYYSLDEHTTIPDVLLISTIVWETLTPQEQAWLQAAADESAQYQKKLWQEASDEALAELAKNGVEIIRPDKAPFVESVQPIYESFRQEPVVYDLIKRIQATP
- the uxaC gene encoding glucuronate isomerase; protein product: MSPLILHEDRFFDPDPTRRAIARELYAEVRDLPIVGPHGHVDPRILAEDEPFPEPASLIIVPDHYIFRMLYSRGVRMEDLGVPTRDGTPVETNPRAIWQRFADHAYLFAGTPTGAWLNHELYHVFGVRHKLDSDSAMAIYDQIADQLRTPAFRPRALFDRFNIEVLTTTDAASDDLRHHRAIRDSDWNARVIPCFRPDAVMRIAAPDWRAQIELLAGACGFEIGGYPAFIRALEERRAFFKEMGAVSTDHAVVEPYTHALTPAEAERLFQKALAGQADETDAYHFQAHMLMEMARMSIEDGMVMQIHPGSFRNHHQAVADRFGPDKGCDIPVATEYTRNLHALLNAYGSDPRLTVVLFTLDETTYSRELAPLAGHYPALRLGPAWWFYDSIEGMTRYRQLVTETAGYYNTAGFNDDTRAFPSIPARHDLSRRVDANVLADQVARHIIDLSDARRIARALAYDLVKETYRL